From the genome of Campylobacter concisus, one region includes:
- the exbD gene encoding TonB system transport protein ExbD, whose translation MRLNKKDGLNIVPFIDIMLVLLAIVLSISTFIAQGKIAIDLPSANSAEQSKEDDKKVSVVIDKDNKFFIDDVEISENELKDKLNAVDIKTLIELKSDKNSKFDSFVKVIDILKEKGHENFAIQTISE comes from the coding sequence ATGCGTCTAAATAAAAAAGATGGGTTAAATATTGTCCCATTTATTGATATTATGCTTGTTTTGCTTGCTATCGTGCTTAGTATTTCGACTTTTATTGCTCAAGGCAAGATAGCTATTGATCTTCCAAGTGCAAACAGTGCTGAGCAAAGTAAAGAGGACGATAAAAAGGTAAGCGTAGTAATTGATAAGGATAATAAATTTTTTATAGATGATGTAGAAATTTCTGAGAACGAACTCAAAGATAAGCTAAATGCGGTTGATATAAAGACATTGATCGAACTAAAAAGCGATAAAAATTCGAAATTTGATAGCTTTGTCAAAGTAATTGATATATTAAAAGAGAAGGGCCACGAAAATTTTGCAATCCAAACAATCTCTGAATAA
- a CDS encoding glycosyltransferase family 4 protein: MQILLYNVTTALKIGGVETFYYSVAKELVQDHKVTICTGQGKFVPAFLKESNIDLKMFDFYPREKVLKLGNRFRKFVERVSFYFNARKFLESEKFDILVVHKPFDFFVAYLLKKHDKNLKTIFVSGGEDFYFFDRFFVKFIDKIISVSDANADILRKRYDREIKVVYNGVDKEKFYPDASLKEKIREKFDVKSDEILIGSVGRVVGWKGFGMMVKNIDKIKNAKFMLVGDGENLQSLRELATKLNVSQKVIFIGAIRHDELNQYYNACDIYLQPSIGHEAFGITVIEALSANKPCVVSINGGMKEIIKDGVNGYKFKISDESDMIEKINLTLENIENLRPRESIKDMYEWSKFAQELVEL; the protein is encoded by the coding sequence TTGCAAATTCTGCTTTACAATGTAACAACTGCATTAAAAATAGGTGGTGTTGAGACTTTTTATTATTCTGTGGCTAAAGAGCTTGTGCAAGACCATAAAGTCACTATTTGTACTGGACAAGGTAAATTTGTACCAGCCTTTTTAAAAGAAAGCAATATTGATCTAAAAATGTTTGACTTTTATCCAAGAGAGAAGGTTTTAAAACTAGGCAATAGATTTAGGAAATTTGTTGAGAGAGTTAGTTTTTATTTTAATGCTAGAAAATTTTTAGAGTCTGAGAAATTTGATATTTTAGTTGTGCATAAACCATTTGATTTTTTTGTAGCATACCTACTTAAAAAACATGATAAAAATTTAAAGACTATATTTGTAAGTGGTGGAGAGGATTTTTATTTTTTTGATCGCTTTTTTGTTAAATTTATTGATAAGATCATTAGTGTGAGTGACGCAAATGCAGACATTTTACGAAAAAGATATGACAGAGAGATAAAAGTGGTTTATAACGGTGTAGATAAAGAGAAGTTTTATCCAGATGCATCACTAAAAGAAAAAATAAGAGAAAAATTTGACGTAAAGAGTGATGAAATTTTGATAGGAAGCGTTGGTAGAGTAGTTGGCTGGAAAGGCTTTGGCATGATGGTGAAAAATATAGATAAGATCAAAAACGCTAAATTTATGCTTGTTGGCGATGGTGAAAATTTACAAAGTCTAAGAGAGCTAGCAACCAAACTTAATGTAAGCCAAAAGGTTATTTTTATCGGTGCTATCAGGCATGATGAGTTAAATCAGTATTATAACGCCTGCGACATCTATCTACAGCCAAGCATTGGTCATGAGGCTTTTGGCATAACCGTAATTGAAGCCTTGTCTGCCAATAAACCTTGTGTAGTTAGCATAAATGGTGGCATGAAAGAAATAATAAAAGATGGAGTAAATGGGTATAAATTTAAAATTTCTGATGAAAGCGACATGATAGAAAAGATAAATTTAACGCTAGAAAATATAGAAAATTTAAGACCAAGAGAGAGCATAAAAGACATGTACGAGTGGTCAAAATTTGCACAGGAACTGGTTGAATTATGA
- a CDS encoding anaerobic C4-dicarboxylate transporter: protein MDFLMNLGEGMQFAIQLLIVLICLFYGAKKGGIALGMLGGIGLIVLVFGFNIEPGKPAIDVMLTILAVVVASATLQASGGLDVMLQIAETILRKNPKYVSILAPFVTCTLTILCGTGHVVYTVLPIVYDIAIKNGIRPERPMAASSIASQMGIIASPVSVAVVTLTSFLINAKTHLAGFDGYLDLLKITIPSTFCGVLAVGIFSWFRGKDLDKDEVFQAKLQDPEFKKYVYGDSATLLGKKLPGYQWAAMWIFLGSILVVALLGYFKDLRPSWTTYKDATVVQVIANLPTEQKVLKTLKIKDASIQTEAAELKVANDKLNANQKAQSVKIIGKDANQTLTRTADGAVTYINEKGAKEEFQGAYINISNKQASSKSLSMVHVIQIFMLLTGAIILIFTPTDASKIGKNEIFRSGMIALVAVFGISWMAETMFAVHTPMMKEALGSIVKEHPWTYAVMLLIISKFVNSQAAALVAFVPLALNIDVNPAIILAFAPACYGYYILPTYPSDLAAIQFDRSGTTHIGKFVINHSFIIPGLIGVISSCIFGYIFATAFGYL from the coding sequence ATGGATTTTCTCATGAATTTAGGTGAAGGCATGCAGTTTGCTATCCAGCTTCTCATTGTCCTTATCTGTTTGTTCTACGGAGCTAAAAAAGGCGGTATCGCACTTGGTATGCTAGGCGGTATCGGTCTTATAGTTCTTGTTTTTGGATTTAATATCGAGCCTGGTAAGCCAGCAATTGATGTTATGTTAACTATCCTCGCTGTTGTTGTGGCAAGTGCTACGCTTCAAGCTAGTGGTGGTCTTGATGTTATGCTCCAAATAGCAGAAACTATACTTAGAAAAAATCCAAAATATGTAAGTATCTTGGCTCCATTTGTAACATGTACGCTTACTATTTTATGCGGTACTGGACACGTTGTTTATACTGTGCTTCCTATCGTTTATGATATCGCTATCAAAAATGGTATCCGCCCAGAGCGACCAATGGCAGCAAGCTCAATAGCTTCACAAATGGGCATCATAGCAAGTCCAGTTTCAGTTGCTGTTGTAACTCTTACAAGCTTTCTTATTAATGCTAAAACTCACCTAGCTGGCTTTGATGGGTATTTAGATCTTTTAAAGATTACGATTCCATCAACATTTTGTGGCGTTTTAGCAGTAGGAATTTTTAGCTGGTTTAGAGGCAAAGATCTTGACAAAGACGAGGTATTTCAAGCAAAGCTTCAAGATCCTGAGTTTAAAAAATATGTTTATGGTGATAGTGCGACGCTTTTAGGCAAAAAGCTTCCTGGCTATCAATGGGCTGCGATGTGGATATTTTTAGGCTCTATTCTTGTAGTTGCACTTCTTGGATATTTTAAAGATCTTCGCCCAAGCTGGACTACTTACAAAGACGCAACAGTCGTTCAAGTAATAGCTAACCTTCCAACTGAACAAAAAGTCTTAAAAACTTTAAAAATAAAAGATGCTAGCATCCAAACAGAGGCGGCTGAGCTAAAAGTAGCAAACGATAAGCTAAATGCCAATCAAAAAGCTCAATCAGTCAAAATCATCGGCAAAGATGCAAATCAAACTCTTACTCGCACAGCTGATGGCGCAGTAACATATATAAATGAAAAAGGTGCAAAAGAAGAATTTCAAGGTGCTTACATCAATATAAGTAACAAACAAGCATCTTCAAAAAGCCTAAGTATGGTTCATGTTATCCAAATTTTCATGCTTTTAACTGGCGCTATCATTTTAATCTTTACACCAACAGATGCTAGCAAGATCGGTAAAAACGAGATATTTAGATCAGGTATGATCGCTCTTGTTGCAGTTTTTGGTATCTCTTGGATGGCTGAGACTATGTTTGCAGTGCACACTCCGATGATGAAAGAGGCGCTAGGAAGCATCGTAAAAGAGCACCCTTGGACTTATGCGGTTATGCTTTTGATTATCTCAAAATTTGTAAATTCTCAAGCTGCAGCCTTGGTTGCATTTGTGCCATTAGCATTAAATATCGATGTTAATCCTGCTATCATTCTAGCCTTTGCGCCAGCTTGCTACGGATACTACATCCTACCAACATATCCAAGCGACCTTGCGGCTATTCAGTTTGATAGAAGCGGTACGACACATATTGGTAAATTTGTTATCAATCACAGCTTTATCATTCCGGGTCTTATTGGCGTTATATCCTCTTGTATATTTGGCTATATTTTTGCAACTGCTTTTGGATATCTATAA
- a CDS encoding energy transducer TonB encodes MQSKQSLNKISNYSGLAVSLIVHGAAVYFLLSHDFDEIKIGEQKPIKIALNSFTPVPQVSAPQIAEQMLIPEPTPPAPPPPPEPPKPEPKPEPKPEPKKVEKPKREIKKVEPKKEKKIEPKPEPVIAQPVQPIVPPASVNTNLPANNKSIAAAPVQNVTPELNLSNSQGDEDFMKVIIAVKRHKSYPNNARRMKHQGVVEVRFLLKQDGSIDELKVSKSSGFESLDNGALENIQRASSEFPKPKQDRYLRFPISYTLK; translated from the coding sequence TTGCAATCCAAACAATCTCTGAATAAAATTTCAAATTACAGTGGCTTAGCTGTTTCACTTATAGTGCATGGAGCGGCAGTATATTTTTTGCTTTCACATGATTTTGATGAGATAAAAATAGGTGAGCAAAAACCGATAAAAATAGCTCTTAATTCATTTACTCCAGTACCACAAGTCTCAGCACCTCAAATAGCGGAGCAAATGCTTATACCAGAGCCAACTCCACCAGCTCCACCGCCACCACCAGAGCCACCAAAACCTGAGCCAAAGCCAGAACCAAAACCTGAACCTAAAAAGGTGGAGAAACCAAAGCGTGAAATAAAAAAGGTAGAGCCTAAAAAAGAGAAAAAAATAGAGCCCAAGCCTGAACCGGTAATTGCTCAGCCAGTGCAGCCTATTGTACCGCCAGCTAGTGTAAATACAAATTTACCAGCCAATAACAAGTCTATCGCTGCAGCCCCAGTTCAAAATGTAACACCTGAGCTAAATTTATCAAATTCGCAAGGTGATGAAGATTTTATGAAGGTTATAATCGCAGTTAAGAGGCATAAAAGTTACCCAAATAATGCTAGACGTATGAAGCATCAAGGTGTTGTAGAAGTTAGGTTTTTACTCAAGCAAGACGGCAGCATAGATGAACTTAAAGTTAGTAAAAGCTCTGGTTTTGAGTCGCTTGATAATGGTGCTTTAGAAAATATTCAAAGAGCAAGCTCTGAGTTTCCAAAGCCTAAGCAAGATCGTTACCTTCGATTCCCTATTTCGTATACATTAAAATAA
- the rplU gene encoding 50S ribosomal protein L21, whose protein sequence is MSKYAIFKHGGKQYRVSEGEYLKLDHFSAEAKSSVEITDVLCVNDGEVKVGAPFVKGAKVVLEVVNEGKDKKVVIYKKRRRKDSKLKRGFRRQFTRVKVVSIAA, encoded by the coding sequence ATGTCAAAATACGCTATATTTAAGCACGGCGGCAAGCAGTATCGCGTTAGCGAAGGCGAGTATCTTAAGCTTGACCACTTCAGTGCTGAAGCAAAATCATCAGTCGAGATTACGGACGTTTTGTGCGTAAACGACGGTGAAGTAAAGGTAGGCGCGCCGTTCGTAAAGGGTGCGAAAGTCGTTCTTGAAGTCGTAAACGAGGGCAAGGATAAAAAAGTCGTTATTTACAAAAAACGCAGACGCAAAGACTCAAAACTAAAACGCGGTTTTAGAAGACAGTTTACGCGCGTAAAAGTCGTAAGTATCGCAGCTTAA
- the rpmA gene encoding 50S ribosomal protein L27 has protein sequence MAHKKGQGSTQNNRDSIGRRLGVKKFGGEFVRAGNIIIRQRGTATHAGSNVGLGKDHTIFALIDGFVKFERLDKNRKKVSVYPAA, from the coding sequence ATGGCACACAAAAAAGGTCAAGGCTCAACTCAGAATAACCGAGATTCCATCGGACGACGCTTAGGCGTTAAAAAATTCGGCGGCGAATTTGTTCGCGCGGGCAACATCATCATCCGCCAGCGCGGTACCGCTACTCACGCGGGCAGCAACGTCGGTCTAGGCAAAGATCACACGATTTTCGCGCTAATCGACGGTTTCGTTAAATTCGAAAGACTAGATAAAAATAGAAAAAAAGTTTCAGTTTATCCTGCTGCGTAA
- the exbB gene encoding TonB-system energizer ExbB: protein MELIKHHIDHVIIAILGIMSFFVLWYTIERIIFYSRVDIKGYKSIESLEEALTKNLTTLYIIYSNAPYVGLLGTVAGIMITFYDMGMAGGIDTKSIMVGLSLALKATAFGLLVAIPTLMIYNGFVRKVDVMLNRYKAENASK, encoded by the coding sequence ATGGAGCTAATTAAACATCACATTGATCATGTAATTATTGCGATTTTAGGTATTATGAGTTTTTTTGTACTTTGGTATACGATTGAGCGTATTATTTTTTATTCACGCGTTGATATAAAAGGCTATAAAAGTATCGAATCGCTTGAAGAAGCACTAACCAAAAATTTAACCACACTTTATATTATCTACTCAAATGCACCATATGTAGGACTTCTTGGTACAGTTGCTGGCATTATGATCACATTTTATGATATGGGTATGGCAGGCGGAATCGATACTAAAAGCATAATGGTCGGCCTCTCTCTTGCACTAAAAGCAACTGCTTTTGGACTACTTGTGGCGATACCGACTTTGATGATTTACAATGGTTTTGTTAGGAAAGTAGATGTAATGCTAAATAGATACAAGGCTGAAAATGCGTCTAAATAA
- a CDS encoding glycosyltransferase, protein MKLFYIYPEQIPQGNAREIAILNTFFEISNIYDAKLVLPQTPLNLNEVNEKFALKLKANDILFVRKKILFLKSNKIFNFFLKKIINNNSNKDAIFYTRHLKIAKFLLENKISNQKVVFEAHECFTLGNKALYNMEKEILKNADFIFSHNISTLNELRKFFDLQITNSAVVYNGCKQDYDFKKKDFDFSSINYYGSFLLWKGLDLMLDFALKTRIKLELYGKNSGNSFINLKNTLKERKIEDLVCFEGVLPQNEVVKSLIENNTILIIPSVKSAYSLYSTPLKLFEYMANSNVVLAPNFPPVAEIVKDGENGFLYEAGDEKSLEEKFNYIKTLSNDELNKISKNAYESISENTWKNRARKIIKELEKIN, encoded by the coding sequence ATGAAACTATTTTACATATATCCAGAACAAATTCCGCAAGGTAATGCAAGAGAGATAGCAATTCTAAATACATTTTTTGAGATTAGTAATATCTATGATGCTAAGTTAGTCTTACCACAGACTCCTTTAAATTTAAATGAGGTAAATGAGAAATTTGCTTTAAAGTTAAAAGCTAATGACATATTGTTTGTAAGAAAAAAAATTTTATTTTTAAAAAGTAATAAAATCTTTAACTTTTTTCTAAAAAAAATAATAAATAATAACTCAAATAAAGATGCAATATTTTACACAAGACATTTAAAGATAGCTAAATTTTTACTAGAAAATAAAATATCAAATCAAAAGGTTGTATTTGAAGCGCATGAGTGCTTTACCTTGGGCAACAAAGCACTTTATAATATGGAAAAAGAGATACTAAAAAATGCTGATTTTATCTTTTCGCACAATATCAGCACATTAAATGAACTTAGAAAATTTTTTGACTTACAAATAACAAATTCGGCAGTTGTTTATAATGGCTGCAAACAAGATTATGATTTTAAGAAGAAAGATTTTGATTTTTCAAGTATAAACTATTATGGCTCATTCTTGTTATGGAAAGGCCTTGATTTGATGCTGGATTTTGCTTTAAAAACTAGGATAAAACTCGAGCTGTATGGTAAGAATAGTGGAAATAGTTTTATAAATTTAAAAAATACTCTTAAAGAAAGAAAGATCGAAGATCTAGTATGCTTTGAAGGGGTGTTGCCTCAAAATGAGGTTGTAAAAAGCCTCATTGAAAACAATACAATTTTGATAATACCTAGTGTAAAAAGTGCTTATTCTCTTTATAGTACTCCACTAAAGCTTTTTGAGTATATGGCAAACTCAAACGTTGTCTTAGCTCCAAATTTTCCGCCAGTTGCTGAAATAGTAAAAGATGGCGAAAATGGTTTCTTGTACGAAGCAGGAGATGAAAAAAGTTTAGAAGAAAAATTTAACTATATAAAGACATTAAGTAATGATGAGCTAAATAAAATTTCAAAAAATGCTTATGAAAGCATAAGTGAAAATACTTGGAAAAATAGAGCTAGAAAAATAATCAAAGAATTAGAAAAGATAAATTAA
- a CDS encoding glycosyltransferase has translation MKKVAYVSNFYAIPPLKGAAVQTWTNEVAKRLWFYEPHTICIDDEFLPLKEYRDGVYHHRIRLSKIYKRIFQKILGWDVYSYNDRVFNEIKKINPDIVHFQNYHNGVEKLAKKIKTWNKDIKVILHLHNFYDFKNKNFDKLDAVITCSDFLMKNFEGLPNAKIYKVIKNGVDIDKFKKINFKKDKKIIIGFVGRIVSQKNVEYMIELAREFKNLSEYNFKIIGEIIKRKDNYEYYKSLVKKIKEYNLNNIEFLDNISPDKVHAAYNDFDFTIIPLNDKESFCMVGIEAMSCESFVIARAGGGSKEYMLDGENCKLFEFENFAKNIKEYILNLKDSDKLKIITNARKICEENFSWDKITNDVQTIYKEVLNDNSK, from the coding sequence ATGAAAAAAGTAGCTTATGTAAGTAATTTTTATGCCATACCCCCACTCAAGGGTGCTGCTGTTCAGACTTGGACAAATGAAGTAGCAAAGAGGCTCTGGTTTTATGAACCTCACACTATTTGCATAGATGATGAGTTTTTACCTTTAAAAGAATATAGGGATGGTGTTTATCATCATAGGATTCGCCTTTCAAAAATTTATAAAAGAATTTTTCAAAAAATATTAGGATGGGACGTCTACTCTTATAATGATAGAGTTTTCAATGAGATAAAAAAAATAAATCCTGATATTGTGCATTTTCAAAACTATCATAATGGTGTAGAGAAGTTAGCAAAAAAGATAAAAACTTGGAATAAAGATATAAAAGTGATCCTTCACCTGCATAATTTTTATGATTTTAAAAATAAAAATTTTGATAAGCTTGATGCCGTTATAACTTGTAGTGATTTTCTTATGAAGAATTTTGAAGGTCTACCAAATGCAAAAATTTATAAAGTTATAAAAAATGGTGTAGATATAGATAAATTTAAAAAAATAAATTTTAAAAAAGATAAAAAAATTATTATTGGTTTTGTGGGAAGAATAGTTAGCCAAAAAAATGTTGAATACATGATTGAACTAGCAAGAGAATTTAAAAATTTATCTGAGTACAATTTTAAAATAATAGGTGAAATAATTAAAAGAAAAGATAATTATGAATACTACAAAAGTCTTGTTAAAAAGATAAAAGAATACAATCTAAACAATATAGAATTTCTTGACAATATCTCACCAGATAAAGTTCACGCCGCATATAATGACTTTGACTTTACAATCATCCCTTTAAATGACAAAGAGTCGTTTTGCATGGTTGGCATAGAGGCCATGAGCTGTGAGAGTTTTGTTATAGCAAGAGCAGGTGGTGGTAGTAAAGAGTATATGCTGGATGGTGAAAATTGTAAGCTTTTTGAGTTTGAGAATTTTGCTAAAAATATAAAGGAGTATATTTTAAATTTAAAGGATTCGGACAAATTAAAAATTATTACAAATGCTAGAAAAATTTGTGAAGAGAATTTTTCCTGGGATAAAATTACTAATGATGTACAAACAATTTATAAAGAAGTTTTAAATGATAATTCAAAATAA
- the waaF gene encoding lipopolysaccharide heptosyltransferase II: protein MRVFIELPTWLGDAVMASAAIENLSKNAKNIVFFGSYVACELYKSHPKCEKVVIDDSKKQNSRYLSLIKTASKLGKFDIAISFRSSFASKFLLFFLKATQKFCFKKSSESLHQVQKYLNFIKQSLNLKEILNELKIYYEAKKSEQKLLVLNPGASYGSAKRWYPHYFAEVALHFKDEFDVKITGSKAELEICNEIEQILLQNGMKCENLAGKTSIKELCEVIGSIKNGIFLTNDSGPMHIAAAYKVPLVALFGPTKFKETSPWQDESAKIVHLNLECMPCMKRVCPIKTHACMKELTPKIVIAEIELLRKKLNF from the coding sequence GTGAGAGTTTTTATAGAGCTTCCAACTTGGCTTGGAGATGCTGTGATGGCGAGCGCAGCGATAGAAAATTTAAGTAAAAATGCTAAAAATATTGTATTTTTTGGCTCTTACGTGGCCTGTGAGCTTTATAAATCACATCCAAAGTGCGAAAAAGTAGTCATTGACGATAGTAAAAAGCAAAACTCAAGATATTTAAGTCTTATAAAAACGGCTAGCAAGCTTGGAAAATTTGATATCGCTATTAGTTTTAGAAGCTCATTTGCTAGTAAATTTTTGCTATTTTTTCTAAAAGCAACGCAAAAATTTTGCTTTAAAAAGAGTAGCGAGAGCTTGCATCAGGTGCAGAAATATCTAAATTTCATAAAGCAAAGCCTAAATTTAAAAGAAATTTTAAACGAGCTAAAGATTTACTATGAAGCTAAAAAAAGTGAGCAAAAGCTCCTTGTTCTAAATCCAGGTGCTAGCTACGGAAGTGCCAAAAGGTGGTATCCGCACTATTTTGCAGAGGTTGCACTGCACTTTAAAGATGAATTTGATGTAAAGATTACTGGCTCAAAAGCCGAGCTTGAGATCTGCAATGAAATCGAGCAAATACTCTTGCAAAATGGTATGAAATGTGAAAATTTAGCTGGAAAAACGAGCATAAAAGAGCTTTGTGAGGTTATAGGCTCTATAAAAAATGGTATCTTTTTGACAAACGATAGTGGTCCTATGCATATCGCAGCTGCCTATAAAGTGCCACTTGTGGCTCTTTTTGGACCGACTAAATTTAAAGAGACTAGCCCATGGCAAGACGAAAGTGCAAAGATAGTGCACTTAAATTTAGAGTGTATGCCATGCATGAAGCGAGTATGCCCTATAAAAACACATGCCTGCATGAAGGAGCTTACGCCAAAAATAGTCATTGCTGAAATAGAGCTGCTAAGAAAAAAATTAAATTTTTGA
- the flhB gene encoding flagellar biosynthesis protein FlhB gives MAGEDQEKTEEATPKKIEDAKKDGNVPKSQDLAGFVTLVIAIGVLLAILNFMKEQIISLYIYYSKFIGQPLTLPTVKLIVVNTFARSLLMILPVCICVAIAGVIANVMQFGFIFTTKPIMPNFGKINPLKGLKNLFSMKKVIDSIKIVLKVSIVFGVGFYFFLQFIKELPHTIFFSMFDQLAWLKEKLIILVSVMLFILFVIGLIDLLIVRFQYFKDLRMSKQEIKDEYKQMEGDPQVKGRIRQAQMRAAKRRMMQNIPQADVVITNPTHYAVAIRYDKSRDEAPIILAKGVDFLALQIKKIAVENGVQIYENPPLARELYKICEVDDTIPAHLFRAVAEVLSFVYMSNKQKFKDKL, from the coding sequence ATGGCAGGCGAAGATCAGGAAAAAACCGAAGAAGCGACCCCCAAAAAGATAGAAGATGCCAAAAAGGACGGCAACGTTCCCAAAAGTCAGGACCTAGCTGGGTTCGTGACCCTAGTTATTGCTATTGGCGTACTACTTGCAATTCTAAATTTTATGAAAGAACAGATCATCTCACTTTATATCTACTACTCAAAATTTATCGGTCAGCCACTGACCTTACCGACAGTGAAACTAATCGTCGTAAATACCTTTGCAAGGTCGCTTCTTATGATACTTCCAGTTTGTATCTGTGTGGCGATCGCTGGTGTCATCGCAAATGTAATGCAGTTTGGATTTATCTTTACCACAAAGCCTATAATGCCAAATTTTGGCAAGATAAATCCACTAAAGGGACTAAAAAATTTATTCTCGATGAAAAAAGTGATAGATAGCATCAAAATCGTGCTAAAAGTTAGCATCGTCTTTGGAGTTGGATTTTATTTTTTCTTGCAGTTTATAAAGGAGCTACCACACACGATCTTTTTCTCTATGTTTGATCAGCTTGCTTGGCTAAAAGAAAAGCTCATCATTCTTGTTAGTGTCATGCTTTTTATACTTTTCGTGATCGGACTTATCGACCTTCTTATTGTGCGTTTTCAATATTTTAAAGACCTTCGTATGAGCAAGCAAGAGATAAAAGATGAGTATAAGCAAATGGAAGGAGATCCTCAGGTAAAAGGCAGAATTCGTCAAGCGCAAATGCGTGCAGCCAAGCGTCGAATGATGCAAAATATCCCACAAGCTGACGTAGTCATCACAAACCCTACTCACTATGCAGTGGCGATAAGATATGATAAAAGTCGCGACGAGGCGCCGATAATACTTGCCAAAGGTGTTGATTTTTTAGCACTACAAATCAAAAAAATAGCCGTTGAAAATGGTGTGCAAATTTATGAAAACCCACCACTCGCAAGAGAGCTTTATAAAATTTGTGAAGTCGATGATACGATACCAGCACATCTTTTTAGAGCCGTGGCCGAAGTGCTAAGCTTCGTTTATATGAGCAATAAACAAAAATTTAAAGATAAGCTTTGA
- a CDS encoding cytochrome-c peroxidase has protein sequence MKIKSVLLGLVALATALNAQNLIQDALDAGLVAIPSDPKALTKAINEASPDAEKYPTTMAAYELGKRLYFDPRLSKSGIISCNTCHNLGLGGADGVPASTGHKWTPNPHHVNAPTVYNSVFNSVQFWDGRAAHLAAQAAGPMTAMPEMASTPELVEQRLKSIPAYVSEFKAAFNSDVSFELVTTAIGIFERTLVTPSRFDKFLEGDEAALNGAEKKGLKTFIDKGCATCHNGINLGGTLQPFEVAGKYEFANLGDFKGDANGLVKAPTLRNIELTAPYFHNGAVWSLKDAVKMMGSVQLGIEINDKEAADIVTFLNSLTGKMPKVEYPSFPASTEKTPKPELDY, from the coding sequence ATGAAAATTAAGTCAGTTTTGTTGGGTTTGGTTGCGTTAGCGACGGCGCTAAACGCTCAAAATTTGATCCAAGACGCGCTAGATGCGGGTCTAGTCGCTATCCCTAGCGATCCAAAGGCGCTAACCAAAGCGATAAACGAAGCTTCTCCGGATGCTGAGAAATATCCAACCACTATGGCTGCATATGAGCTTGGTAAGAGGCTTTATTTTGATCCGAGATTATCAAAATCTGGCATTATTAGCTGTAACACCTGTCACAACTTAGGCCTAGGCGGAGCAGACGGCGTACCCGCATCTACCGGCCACAAATGGACTCCAAACCCTCATCACGTAAATGCCCCGACGGTTTACAATTCGGTATTTAACTCGGTGCAGTTTTGGGACGGACGCGCCGCCCACCTAGCCGCTCAGGCTGCCGGCCCGATGACTGCGATGCCGGAGATGGCTTCTACTCCGGAGCTCGTCGAGCAAAGGCTAAAATCGATCCCTGCGTATGTGAGCGAGTTTAAGGCTGCGTTTAATAGCGACGTGAGCTTTGAGCTTGTAACGACGGCCATAGGTATCTTTGAAAGAACGCTCGTAACTCCGTCTAGATTCGATAAGTTTTTAGAAGGCGACGAGGCTGCGCTAAACGGCGCTGAGAAAAAAGGCCTAAAAACCTTCATCGATAAAGGTTGCGCTACATGCCATAACGGCATAAATTTGGGCGGTACTTTACAGCCGTTTGAGGTTGCGGGCAAATACGAATTTGCAAATTTAGGCGACTTTAAAGGCGATGCAAACGGCCTAGTAAAAGCACCTACGCTACGCAATATCGAGCTAACGGCTCCGTATTTCCACAACGGTGCGGTTTGGTCGCTAAAAGATGCCGTCAAAATGATGGGTAGCGTACAGCTAGGTATCGAGATAAACGATAAAGAAGCCGCCGATATCGTGACGTTTTTAAATTCGCTAACAGGCAAAATGCCTAAAGTTGAATATCCGTCATTCCCTGCATCTACCGAAAAGACCCCAAAACCGGAACTTGACTACTAA